A window of Hyperolius riggenbachi isolate aHypRig1 chromosome 1, aHypRig1.pri, whole genome shotgun sequence contains these coding sequences:
- the LOC137529368 gene encoding uncharacterized protein yields MDIVKFLTRRELVAKGLVKFDDHPESYRAWRSSFKNTIKDVELSPSEEMDLLAKWLGTASAEHVKRIRSINIRNPAAGLKMVWDRLDECYGSVEAIENSLFKRIEDFPKIASKGLQKLRELSDLLMELQVAKSEGDLSGLAYFDTARGVNLIVQKLTPGLQNEWVKCGSNYKKKHHVSFPPFSVFVDFIRDQAKMRNDPSFDFTLTCTSVPGLPSHKALVAVHKTELSPSDAPHRFAASPHAANKVRDPGKQCPIHRRPHSLLKCRGFREKPIEERKSFLRENSIRYKCCSSTTHFAKNCKFSENCKECDSTDHNTALHPGPAPWTLQHTHSSTEHGGEEGDTPTATLEVTPQCTEVCKGTTGGRSCSKMCLVRVYPAEQRDKAVKMYAILDDQSNGSLAHSTFFDIFNVKGPSSPYSLRTCAGIVETAGRRASGFQIEAIDGSICLPLPTLIECNQIPDHRSEIPTPDVALHHAHLKRIAHLIPELDPQAKIILLLGRDILRIHKVRKQIDGSHDAPYAQKLDLGWVIIGEVCLGRVHKPDSVHSMFTSTLASGRPSLFQPCVNNFLIKELPCASHLPCPFTDVSSDNDACDSDQDHLGCTVFQRSKDDNRVALSIEDKKFLEIMERDFVKDSTNSWVAPLPFRTQSRRLPNNKVQVLKRFSSLRRNFQRKPEMREHFFSFMQKIFENNHAEIAPPLKGPEECWYLPIFGVYHPKKPGQIRVVFDSSAKFEGISLNDVLLTGPDLNNKLLGVLLRFRKDTVALIADIQQMFHCFLVKEKDRNFLRFLWFKDNDPSEDIIEYRMRVHIFGNSPSPAVSIYGLRRSAQEGEREYGSDTRQFVERDFYVDDCLKSLPSNDSAISLLKRAQDMLACSNLRLHKIASNSKEVMEAFPSEDHSNDLRDLDLGSEALPVQRSLGLLWDLKSDTFTFQVSKEEKPFTRRGVLSAINSLYDPLGFAAPVTIQGRALLRDLTRETTDWDVPLPPDKKNLWVEWSNSLTALSSLKVARTYAPVPSTDVQDHTLCVFSDASVKAISAVAYLRTIDTKGQCHIGFVMGKAKLAPQPEHTIPRLELCAAVLAVEMAELITSEIDIDLKKAEFYTDSKVVLGYIYNESRRFYVYVNNRVLRIRKSTRPEQWHYVPTDSNPADHATRAVAASHLKNTTWFTGPAFLCNSTPAVHQNNMFELVDEDSDTEIRPQVSALHTVTLFKSFGFHRFKRFSTWKSLVRAITCLAHIARSFQEPNSNDARKCKGWHHCQEVYTIAELQHSKNVIIRTVQHEIYAKEIDYITNSKSIPKDSSLKKLDPFLDKDGLLRVGGHLKHASLEPDERNPLIIPSHHHVTTLIVQHYHIQVKHQGRLFTEGALHTAGLWIVGGKRCVSSIIFSCITCRKLRGMLQTQKMANLPADRLSMDPPFTNIGLDVFGPWSVTARQTRGGQANSKRWAVIFTCMTIRAVHIEVIESMDTSSFINALRRFIAIRGPVKHIRSDRGTNFIGAAKELQISSNIDAKIVERYLSDQDCTWTFNPPHSSHMGGAWERMIGIARRILDSIFLQVGTARLTHESLVTFMAEVTAIINSRPLTPVLSDPEEPFLLTPATLLTQKTGKVSPPLGEFSTKDMYKRQWKQVQCLADTFWDRWKKQYISTLQPRNKWQTVRPNLKPGDVVLLKDCQLQRNEWPLGLVTKTFPSEDGNVRKVEVKVCRQQETKLFLRPVCELILLLSST; encoded by the coding sequence ATGGACATTGTTAAGTTCCTCACACGGCGTGAGCTGGTTGCCAAGGGACTTGTGAAGTTTGATGATCACCCTGAGAGTTATAGGGCCTGGCGGTCTTCCTTTAAGAACACTATTAAAGATGTTGAACTGTCCCCTAGCGAGGAGATGGACCTCTTAGCTAAGTGGCTAGGGACTGCATCTGCTGAGCATGTAAAAAGAATCAGGTCCATTAACATAAGAAACCCAGCAGCTGGACTAAAAATGGTTTGGGACAGACTTGATGAATGTTACGGTTCAGTGGAGGCTATAGAAAATTCTTTGTTTAAGAGGATAGAAGATTTCCCTAAAATAGCTTCCAAAGGCTTGCAGAAACTCAGGGAACTTAGTGACTTGTTAATGGAACTTCAGGTAGCCAAATCTGAAGGTGATCTGTCAGGACTTGCATACTTTGACACTGCCAGAGGTGTTAACCTCATAGTACAGAAGTTAACCCCTGGCTTACAAAATGAGTGGGTTAAATGTGGTTCTAACTATAAGAAAAAACACCATGTTTCATTTCCTCCATTTTCTGTGTTTGTAGACTTTATACGTGATCAGGCTAAGATGAGAAATGATCCTAGTTTTGATTTTACACTAACATGTACTTCTGTTCCAGGTCTGCCTTCACACAAAGCTTTAGTGGCAGTTCACAAGACTGAGCTGTCTCCCTCAGACGCTCCCCACAGGTTTGCTGCCTCCCCTCATGCAGCAAATAAAGTTAGAGACCCTGGTAAGCAGTGTCCTATACACCGAAGGCcacattctctgctgaaatgtagaGGCTTTAGAGAGAAACCCATTGAGGAACGTAAATCCTTCCTTAGAGAAAATAGCATCCGCTATAAGTGCTGCTCATCCACCACTCACTTTGCCAAAAACTGCAAGTTTAGTGAAAATTGTAAAGAATGTgatagcacagatcacaacacagCATTACATCCTGGACCAGCTCCGTGGACTTTACAACATACTCACAGCAGCACCGAGCAtggcggggaggagggtgacactcctACAGCTACATTAGAGGTTACTCCTCAGTGTACAGAGGTCTGCAAAGGAACCACAGGTGGAAGATCCTGCTCCAAAATGTGTCTAGTCCGAGTCTACCCAGCAGAACAAAGGGACAAAGCAGTCAAAATGTATGCCATTCTAGATGATCAAAGCAATGGGTCTCTAGCCCACTCAACCTTCTTTGATATATTCAACGTTAAAGGCCCCAGCTCTCCATACTCACTAAGGACTTGTGCAGGAATTGTGGAGACGGCGGGGAGAAGAGCATCCGGCTTCCAGATCGAAGCTATAGATGGAAGCATCTGCTTGCCCTTACCAACTCTAATAGAGTGCAATCAGATTCCTGATCATAGATCTGAAATTCCTACTCCAGATGTCGCATTACATCATGCACACTTGAAGCGTATAGCCCACCTGATCCCAGAACTTGATCCACAGGCTAAGATAATCTTGCTACTTGGGAGGGATATCCTACGAATCCATAAAGTGAGAAAACAAATAGATGGTTCCCACGATGCTCCTTATGCTCAGAAGCTAGACCTAGGATGGGTCATAATAGGAGAGGTCTGCCTAGGGCGTGTGCACAAGCCAGATTCAGTTCATAGTATGTTCACAAGTACACTTGCAAGTGGACGCCCCTCACTTTTCCAACCATGTGTCAACAACTTTCTCATAAAGGAGCTACCGTGTGCCTCCCATCTACCTTGTCCCTTCACAGATGTCTCTAGTGACAATGATGCCTGTGATAGTGACCAAGACCACTTAGGGTGCACAGTCTTCCAGAGGTCAAAAGATGATAATCGGGTGGCACTATCTATTGAAGACAAGAAGTTCTTGGAAATAATGGAACGAGACTTTGTAAAGGACAGCACTAACAGTTGGGTTGCACCCCTTCCTTTCAGAACTCAGAGCAGACGCCTACCTAACAACAAAGTACAAGTGCTTAAACGTTTCTCTTCTCTCAGACGTAACTTCCAAAGAAAGCCAGAAATGAGAGAACACTTCTTTTCTTTCATGCAGAAAATATTTGagaacaatcatgcagagattGCCCCACCCCTTAAAGGTCCAGAAGAATGCTGGTACCTGCCAATTTTCGGAGTATACCATCCAAAGAAGCCGGGTCAGATCAGAGTAGTGTTTGACTCTAGCGCCAAATTTGAAGGCATCTCCCTAAACGATGTGCTCCTGACAGGCCCTGACCTGAACAACAAGCTACTGGGGGTACTCCTCCGTTTCCGCAAGGACACTGTCGCTCTGATTGCCGACATCCAACAGATGTTTCATTGCTTCCTTGTTAAGGAGAAGGATAGAAACTTCCTCAGATTCCTCTGGTTTAAAGACAATGACCCTTCAGAGGACATCATAGAGTACCGCATGAGAGTACACATCTTTGGGAACAGCCCCTCACCTGCAGTTTCTATCTATGGACTCAGACGTTCTGCtcaagaaggagagagagaatatGGGTCGGACACAAGACAGTTTGTAGAAAGAGACTTCTATGTAGATGACTGTTTGAAATCATTACCTTCCAATGACTCTGCAATTAGTCTCCTCAAAAGAGCCCAAGACATGCTTGCCTGCTCCAACTTGAGACTTCACAAGATTGCTTCAAACAGCAAAGAAGTTATGGAAGCCTTCCCTTCTGAAGATCATTCTAATGACCTAAGGGACTTGGATCTGGGGTCAGAAGCTTTACCAGTCCAACGTAGCCTTGGACTTCTCTGGGACTTAAAATCTGACACCTTCACCTTTCAAGTTAGCAAGGAAGAGAAACCTTTCACTCGCAGAGGTGTCCTATCTGCAATCAACAGCCTGTATGACCCTTTGGGATTcgcggctcctgtcactatccagGGTAGGGCCTTGCTCAGAGATTTAACCCGTGAAACTACTGACTGGGATGTTCCATTGCCCCCTGACAAGAAGAATCTGTGGGTAGAATGGAGTAACTCTCTAACAGCTCTGTCTAGCCTTAAAGTTGCACGCACATATGCTCCTGTGCCATCTACAGATGTCCAAGATCATACactttgtgtattttctgatgcTTCGGTTAAAGCCATATCTGCTGTTGCCTATCTTAGAACCATAGACACTAAAGGACAATGCCACATTGGCTTTGTCATGGGCAAAGCAAAACTTGCACCACAGCCTGAGCACACGATACCCAGACTTGAACTTTGCGCAGCAGTCCTAGCTGTTGAAATGGCTGAGCTAATCACATCCGAGATTGACATTGACCTTAAAAAAGCTGAATTCTACACAGACAGCAAAGTAGTCTTAGGCTACATCTATAACGAGTCCAGACGATTCTATGTTTATGTCAACAACAGGGTGCTGCGGATTAGGAAATCTACCCGTCCAGAACAGTGGCACTATGTGCCCACCGACAGTAATCCTGCAGACCACGCTACAAGAGCTGTTGCAGCAAGTCATCTCAAGAATACAACTTGGTTCACGGGTCCTGCATTCTTGTGTAATTCCACTCCAGCAGTTCACCAGAACAACATGTTTGAACTAGTGGATGAAGACTCAGACACTGAAATCCGTCCACAAGTGTCTGCACTTCACACAGTGACACTCTTCAAGTCCTTTGGATTTCATCGCTTCAAGAGATTCTCTACCTGGAAATCACTTGTTAGAGCCATTACCTGTCTAGCTCACATAGCCCGATCTTTTCAAGAACCCAATTCTAATGATGCTAGGAAGTGCAAAGGTTGGCATCACTGTCAAGAGGTTTACACCATAGCAGAACTCCAGCACTCCAAGAACGTCATCATTCGCACCGTACAGCATGAAATCTATGCCAAAGAGATTGACTATATCACTAACAGCAAGTCTATCCCTAAAGACAGCTCTTTAAAGAAACTTGACCCGTTCCTTGACAAGGACGGTCTACTGAGAGTAGGAGGTCATCTTAAGCATGCAAGTTTGGAGCCTGATGAAAGAAATCCTCTAATAATTCCTAGTCATCATCATGTTACAACATTAATTGTACAACACTACCACATTCAAGTCAAGCATCAAGGAAGACTCTTTACAGAAGGAGCTTTACATACTGCTGGATTGTGGATAGTCGGGGGAAAGAGATGTGTGAGTAGCATCATCTTCAGTTGCATCACATGCCGTAAACTTCGTGGTATGCTTCAAACACAGAAGATGGCTAATCTGCCTGCTGATAGACTCAGTATGGATCCTCCTTTCACCAACATTGGACTTGATGTATTTGGGCCTTGGTCTGTCACAGCACGTCAAACTAGAGGAGGTCAAGCAAACAGTAAACGCTGGGCAGTCATATTCACCTGTATGACCATCAGAGCTGTTCACATTGAAGTCATCGAATCTATGGATACTTCAAGCTTTATCAACGCCCTTAGACGTTTTATTGCAATCAGAGGTCCTGTGAAGCATATTCGATCTGACAGAGGCACCAATTTCATTGGAGCTGCTAAAGAACTACAGATCTCTTCCAATATTGATGCCAAGATTGTGGAAAGATACCTGAGTGATCAGGACTGCACTTGGACTTTCAACCCACCTCACTCCTCTCACATGGGTGGAGCTTGGGAAAGGATGATCGGCATAGCCCGAAGAATCTTGGATTCCATCTTTCTACAAGTAGGAACTGCAAGACTCACTCACGAGAGCCTGGTAACCTTCATGGCTGAAGTCACAGCTATCATCAATTCTAGACCTCTGACTCCAGTTCTTAGTGATCCAGAAGAACCATTCCTTCTCACTCCTGCAACCCTCCTTACCCAAAAGACTGGGAAAGTGAGTCCTCCTCTTGGTGAGTTCAGCACTAAAGACATGTACAAGCGCCAATGGAAACAAGTGCAGTGCCTTGCTGACACATTTTGGGACAGATGGAAGAAACAGTATATCTCTACTTTGCAACCACGGAACAAGTGGCAGACAGTCAGGCCCAACCTGAAACCTGGAGATGTTGTTCTTCTAAAAGACTGCCAATTGCAGAGAAATGAGTGGCCTCTAGGGCTTGTCACCAAGACGTTTCCAAGTGAGGACGGAAATGTCCGCAAAGTAGAAGTAAAGGTCTGCAGACAGCAGGAGACCAAATTGTTTCTCAGACCAGTGTGTGAACTCATCCTGCTATTATCCTCTACTTAA